A stretch of Apostichopus japonicus isolate 1M-3 chromosome 9, ASM3797524v1, whole genome shotgun sequence DNA encodes these proteins:
- the LOC139973790 gene encoding uncharacterized protein: protein MAELQSKCFLVFAVLLLLNSNGFRISSSTRVNDSNLQYFLFQTPEYPRDCHEVLNQCSSTNAKSGVYLIKPDQYPEPFQTYCDQNTTSGGWTVIQRRLDGSIGFNRTWDEYKNGIGFLGSEFLIGNEKLAHLINQKRYQLLIELENYAGQSYSLTYDNFRIADEWGNYSITSLGVVAGITDLPITWCSSNKDNYDNTCERTCENPNDCVIPNPADPERCLCPENHMVLGDNCIPQEQCGCYVEKKGVVLAEGESYINSDCSLRITCNSNNLTSESYSCSADATCEERNDVRRCYCNEWFEGDGLTCTRSGPIDCSDLYAANRTNNGAYTIYPAGSSGFEVYCEMSSGGWTILQRRTSSSVNFYQNWNEYKNGFGILTGDHWIGNDKIYSLTKQTNTNYELLIEKTNTEGSTYHSRYSSFSISNEGDKYQLSLGDYDGNAGNNAMGANSGHRFSTHDQDNDGSSTFDCAEKHRGGWWYADDSSTGSTSNCYSFSDRVATGGYEYSDCCCYHH, encoded by the exons ATATCGTCAAGCACAAGAGTCAACGATTCAA ACTTGCAGTATTTTCTATTCCAAACTCCGGAGTATCCAAGGGATTGTCATGAAGTACTTAACCAATGCTCTTCTACCAACGCCAAATCCGGTGTATACCTGATTAAACCTGACCAGTATCCGGAACCATTTCAGACATATTGTGATCAAAACACTACATCTGGAGGTTGGACA GTCATACAACGACGTCTTGATGGATCCATCGGTTTTAATCGAACCTGGGACGAATACAAAAACGGAATTGGTTTCTTAGGCAGTGAATTTCTGATTGGTAATGAAAAGTTAGCTCACTTGATAAACCAAAAGAGGTACCAGCTGCTCATCGAGCTAGAGAATTATGCAGGCCAGTCATATTCCTTGACATACGACAACTTTCGCATTGCCGATGAATGGGGGAATTATTCTATAACAAGTCTTGGTGTTGTCGCAGGAATAACAG ATTTACCCATTACCTGGTGCTCATCCAACAAGGATAATTATGACAATACATGTGAAAGAACTTGTGAGAATCCGAATGATTGTGTCATACCGAATCCAGCGGATCCAGAGAGATGTCTTTGTCCAGAAAACCACATGGTGCTTGGAGACAACTGCATACCTCAAGAGCAATGTGGCTGTTACGTCGAAAAAAAAGGCGTCGTATTAGCA GAAGGTGAATCATACATTAATTCTGACTGTTCTTTACGGATAACTTGCAACAGTAACAACTTGACAAGTGAGAGTTACAGTTGTAGCGCAGACGCAACCTGCGAGGAGCGGAATGATGTCCGTAGATGTTACTGTAACGAATGGTTTGAAGGCGATGGTCTTACATGTACCCGCAGTGGACCGATAGATTGTTCTGATCTGTATGCAGCAAACAGAACAAATAACGGAGCATATACCATTTATCCCGCTGGAAGTTCTGGTTTTGAAGTTTATTGTGAAATGTCTAGTGGTGGTTGGACA ATTTTGCAACGACGTACAAGTAGCTCCGTCAACTTTTATCAAAACTGGAATGAGTACAAAAACGGTTTTGGAATTCTCACAGGAGACCACTGGATTGGCAACGACAAAATATACAGtttgacaaaacaaacaaacacaaactaCGAACTTctaatagaaaagacaaacacgGAAGGATCAACATACCACAGCCGATATTCATCTTTCAGTATCAGTAACGAGGGAGACAAATACCAATTATCATTGGGTGACTACGATGGAAATGCTG GTAACAATGCTATGGGAGCAAATTCAGGGCATCGGTTTAGTACGCACGATCAAGACAACGATGGATCGAGTACCTTCGACTGCGCAGAAAAACACcgaggtggctggtggtatGCAGACGATAGTAGCACGGGCTCTACCAGCAACTGCTACTCATTCAGCGACCGCGTGGCTACTGGTGGATACGAGTACTCTGACTGTTGTTGTTATCATCATTAA